A genomic window from Silene latifolia isolate original U9 population chromosome 11, ASM4854445v1, whole genome shotgun sequence includes:
- the LOC141611143 gene encoding uncharacterized protein LOC141611143, translating to MDPATTLAVIQTILAAIQTLPQLYSMLSFSHCKSKLDDLQNTVETVGAVLEDAGARQDPLNAQEKHYIQELKDAVYDADDVLDEFLTLAKQKQLREHSDKFSDKAALSEYRGTMSSGSSSSDQTEIDVSDDVFLQY from the exons ATGGATCCTGCAACAACTTTAGCTGTAATTCAAACTATACTTGCTGCTATCCAAACTTTGCCTCAGTTGTACTCAATGCTCTCCTTTTCTCATTGCAAATCCAAACTTGATGACCTCCAAAACACTGTCGAAACCGTCGGAGCTGTTCTTGAGGATGCTGGTGCCAGGCAGGACCCTCTTAACGCCCAGGAGAAGCATTACATCCAAGAGCTCAAAGATGCTGTTTACGATGCGGACGATGTGTTAGATGAGTTCCTAACCCTTGCCAAACAGAAGCAACTCAGGGAACATAGTGATAAATTCTCTGACAAG GCTGCTCTGAGCGAATACAGGGGTACCATGAGTTCAGGTAGTTCTTCAAGTGATCAGACAGAAATTGATGTCAGTGATGACGTATTTCTACAGTATTGA